In the genome of Pelobacter seleniigenes DSM 18267, one region contains:
- the tkt gene encoding transketolase, whose protein sequence is MSPQNFSDPVIRQSIDTIRLLAADAVEKAKSGHPGTPMEAAPIAYLLYMRHMRHNPANPDWAGRDRFVLSCGHASALIYSMLHLTGYDLSLDDIKQFRQFGSKTAGHPEFGHTPGVETTTGPLGQGVAVAAGMAMGQQFLAEHVDAELFDYRTWVICSDGDLMEGVSAEAASLAGHLKLGRLNYLYLDNKITIEGETALAFSEDVGARYLAYGWHVERVEGENLAEIDAAMTRAKNDPRPSLIIARTHIGIGAPNKQDTAAAHGAPLGAEELALTRQAYGRDAQESFVVPADVAKHMQTCLTRGAELEKRWNELFAEKKSQPAVASWAEVSKGRLPADWMSSLPVFTAADGAKATRQASGAVINGLAEKLPLLIGGSADLAPSNNTNIKAAGSWLPGQSDRNIHFGIREHAMGSILNGLCHTPGLIPFGGTFFVFADYMRPAIRLAALMGLAPIYVMTHDSIGLGEDGPTHQPVEHLASLRAMPNVTVIRPADANETREAWISAISNRQGPTVLVLSRQGLPTVDREQFAAAEGLHKGGYILAKEQSELQVILLASGSEVQHALAAKETLDADGFGVRVVSFPSWELFEQQDAAYREEVLPQACRLRVAMEAGSCFGWERYVGCQGQVIGMSGFGASAPAGELMKHFGFTAESMIETVKKMFK, encoded by the coding sequence ATGTCGCCACAAAATTTTTCCGATCCTGTTATTCGTCAATCGATTGATACCATTCGTTTACTAGCCGCCGACGCGGTGGAAAAGGCGAAGTCAGGACATCCCGGGACGCCGATGGAGGCTGCCCCAATTGCTTATCTATTGTATATGCGTCATATGCGTCATAATCCGGCCAACCCGGATTGGGCCGGAAGGGACCGGTTCGTATTGTCCTGCGGGCATGCCTCGGCGCTGATTTACAGCATGCTCCATCTGACCGGTTATGATCTGTCCTTGGACGATATCAAACAATTCCGTCAGTTCGGCAGTAAAACCGCAGGCCACCCTGAATTCGGCCACACTCCGGGAGTCGAAACCACCACCGGCCCTCTCGGTCAGGGCGTCGCCGTTGCTGCCGGCATGGCTATGGGACAGCAGTTCCTGGCCGAGCATGTCGATGCCGAGCTGTTCGATTACCGGACCTGGGTGATTTGTTCTGACGGCGATCTGATGGAAGGGGTCTCGGCAGAGGCGGCATCTCTGGCCGGGCATCTTAAGCTCGGTCGACTCAATTATCTTTATCTGGATAACAAGATCACTATCGAAGGGGAGACTGCGCTGGCCTTCAGCGAAGATGTCGGAGCACGCTATCTTGCCTACGGCTGGCATGTCGAGAGGGTCGAAGGTGAAAATCTGGCCGAGATTGATGCTGCCATGACCCGGGCCAAAAACGACCCGCGGCCATCCCTGATTATCGCCCGGACCCATATCGGTATCGGCGCACCCAACAAACAGGATACCGCTGCAGCCCACGGTGCGCCGCTGGGAGCCGAGGAACTTGCCCTGACCAGGCAGGCCTATGGCCGCGATGCGCAGGAATCCTTTGTGGTGCCGGCTGATGTCGCCAAGCATATGCAGACCTGCCTGACTCGGGGTGCTGAACTGGAAAAACGTTGGAACGAACTGTTCGCTGAAAAAAAATCCCAGCCAGCGGTGGCGTCCTGGGCTGAAGTCAGCAAGGGCCGCCTGCCGGCCGATTGGATGAGTTCCCTGCCGGTTTTTACCGCCGCAGATGGCGCTAAAGCCACCCGTCAGGCCAGTGGTGCGGTTATTAATGGTCTGGCGGAGAAGCTGCCCTTGCTCATTGGCGGCTCGGCGGATTTGGCCCCTTCAAATAATACCAACATCAAGGCCGCAGGATCATGGTTGCCCGGACAGAGCGACCGCAACATCCATTTCGGGATTCGGGAGCATGCCATGGGGTCGATCCTCAACGGCCTGTGCCATACTCCGGGGCTGATCCCATTTGGTGGCACCTTCTTTGTCTTTGCCGATTACATGCGGCCGGCCATTCGCCTGGCGGCATTGATGGGATTGGCGCCGATCTATGTCATGACTCATGACTCCATTGGTCTCGGTGAAGATGGTCCTACCCACCAGCCGGTTGAGCACCTTGCTTCGTTGCGTGCCATGCCGAATGTGACGGTGATCCGCCCGGCTGATGCTAATGAAACGCGCGAAGCCTGGATCAGCGCCATCAGCAATCGCCAGGGTCCCACTGTCCTGGTACTGTCCCGGCAGGGCTTGCCGACTGTGGACCGGGAACAATTTGCGGCCGCAGAGGGGTTGCACAAAGGGGGCTACATTTTGGCCAAAGAGCAGAGCGAACTCCAGGTCATTCTGCTGGCCAGCGGTTCCGAGGTGCAACATGCCCTCGCTGCCAAGGAAACTCTTGATGCAGATGGGTTCGGTGTCCGTGTTGTTTCCTTCCCGAGCTGGGAGCTGTTTGAACAACAGGATGCCGCTTACCGGGAGGAGGTCCTGCCGCAAGCATGTCGGCTGCGGGTCGCCATGGAAGCCGGCAGCTGTTTCGGTTGGGAGCGTTATGTCGGCTGTCAGGGGCAGGTGATCGGGATGAGTGGCTTCGGCGCCAGCGCACCGGCCGGCGAGTTGATGAAGCACTTTGGTTTTACCGCTGAATCCATGATTGAGACGGTCAAAAAAATGTTCAAATGA
- a CDS encoding glutamate--cysteine ligase — translation MTAPHPHVLTLSDKTQPIENHQQLSAYLVRGARPRADWGVGIETEKLVLDRTSGEAAGYQRIRELLARLDGIGGWEGIYEGEYLLGLQGKRSSVTLEPGGQLELSGKFCCDIHCSWRDINRYRQHILTMGHELGLVFLGCGVQPFTRLEDIPWLPKQRYGIMGPYMLQTGDMGQRMMKQSAGTQVNLDFSDERDCMRKLRAVQLLSPVSYALFANSPILDGEPTGFLSLRGEIWSRTDPDRCGLIDALFSSSAGFADYVEYALDVPMYFIQREQRYIDFTRHRLTFRQYLESGWAGEKATLADWELHLSTLFPEVRLRPQVEIRSADSLPPPFTAAVAAFYKGLLYSEQGLTTVEHLLGDLSGEDFSRLYRHSWKEGLQTRVKDGNLGEVAEELLAAAAVSLQQQFAAGESGADEAVFLDVLEPIVSSGETLAERLLKRWHGDRQDKLKALIEHCGYAENSL, via the coding sequence ATGACAGCACCACATCCACACGTCCTCACGTTGTCCGACAAAACACAGCCGATTGAAAATCATCAGCAGCTGTCAGCCTACCTGGTGCGCGGGGCACGCCCCAGAGCCGACTGGGGGGTCGGAATCGAGACTGAAAAACTGGTTCTGGACCGCACCAGCGGCGAGGCTGCCGGTTATCAGCGCATCCGGGAGTTGCTGGCCCGTCTGGACGGTATCGGCGGCTGGGAAGGGATCTACGAAGGCGAATACCTGCTGGGGCTGCAAGGCAAGCGTTCTTCGGTGACCCTTGAGCCCGGCGGCCAACTGGAGCTGTCAGGGAAGTTTTGTTGCGACATTCACTGCAGCTGGCGGGATATTAACCGTTACCGGCAGCATATCCTGACCATGGGGCATGAACTTGGTCTGGTATTTCTCGGCTGTGGGGTGCAGCCATTTACGCGTCTGGAAGACATCCCCTGGTTGCCCAAACAGCGCTACGGGATCATGGGTCCCTATATGCTTCAAACCGGGGATATGGGGCAGCGCATGATGAAACAGTCCGCCGGGACCCAGGTTAACCTGGATTTTTCCGACGAGCGCGACTGTATGCGCAAACTGCGGGCGGTGCAGCTGCTGAGTCCGGTCAGTTATGCCCTGTTTGCCAACTCACCTATTTTGGACGGCGAGCCCACCGGTTTTCTTTCGTTGCGCGGTGAGATCTGGTCCCGCACCGACCCTGATCGCTGCGGGTTGATCGATGCTCTGTTCAGTTCGTCAGCCGGGTTTGCGGATTATGTCGAATATGCTCTTGATGTGCCGATGTATTTTATCCAGCGCGAGCAGCGTTATATCGATTTCACCCGTCATCGGCTGACCTTCAGGCAATATCTGGAAAGCGGTTGGGCCGGGGAAAAAGCGACTCTGGCGGACTGGGAACTGCACCTGTCGACCCTGTTTCCGGAAGTCAGATTGCGGCCTCAGGTTGAAATTCGCAGTGCAGACAGTCTGCCGCCGCCGTTTACCGCAGCGGTGGCCGCATTTTACAAAGGGCTGCTGTATTCAGAACAGGGTCTGACAACGGTTGAGCATCTGCTTGGCGATTTGTCCGGGGAGGACTTCAGCCGGCTTTATCGCCACTCCTGGAAGGAAGGGCTGCAGACCAGGGTGAAGGATGGCAACCTGGGGGAGGTTGCAGAAGAATTGTTGGCCGCCGCCGCCGTCAGTTTGCAGCAGCAGTTTGCCGCCGGGGAAAGCGGGGCCGACGAAGCTGTGTTTCTGGACGTGCTGGAGCCGATCGTAAGCAGCGGGGAAACCCTCGCGGAGCGGCTGCTGAAGCGTTGGCACGGCGATCGGCAGGACAAGCTGAAAGCCTTGATTGAACATTGCGGCTACGCAGAGAACTCGTTGTGA
- a CDS encoding IS110 family transposase yields MTKSITYVGFDVHKNSIDVALADAGRESEIRYYGTINGDLASLDKVIRKLVSRGTRPSFVYEAGPCGYEIYRHLTQQGYDCKVVAPSLIPRKSGDRIKNDRRDAEMLARLHRAGELTPVYVPCLEDEAMRDLCRARIDSKSAERKARQQLGAFLLRSGFRYSGKTPWSKAHWNWISCIKMPHPAQQITLQEYIDAVRSCTERVERMTEQIRQLAEPWRMNPVVEAIQALRGVSLIVATTTVAELGDLTRFDHPRQLMAYLGLVPSEHSSGETVKRGGITKTGNGHARRMLVEAAWSYRLPARVSRRLLERQRHLPQAVWEIAWKAQLRLCSRYRLLTAKGKRSQVVIAAIARELSAFIWAIAQTVPRPA; encoded by the coding sequence ATGACAAAGTCTATCACTTATGTTGGTTTCGATGTTCATAAAAACTCGATCGATGTCGCGTTAGCCGATGCTGGCCGCGAGAGTGAGATCCGCTATTACGGCACCATTAACGGAGATCTTGCCTCACTGGACAAGGTGATCCGTAAACTGGTCTCACGGGGAACCAGACCCTCCTTTGTTTACGAGGCCGGACCCTGTGGCTATGAAATCTATCGGCATCTGACACAGCAAGGATACGATTGCAAGGTGGTTGCCCCATCGCTGATTCCGCGAAAAAGCGGCGACCGCATCAAGAATGATCGCCGCGACGCTGAGATGCTGGCGCGGCTGCATCGTGCTGGAGAACTGACTCCGGTCTATGTCCCTTGTCTCGAAGATGAGGCGATGCGCGACTTGTGCAGAGCCCGCATCGACAGCAAAAGTGCTGAACGCAAAGCGCGCCAACAACTGGGGGCCTTTCTCCTGCGCAGCGGGTTCCGCTACAGCGGGAAAACACCCTGGAGCAAGGCTCACTGGAACTGGATCTCTTGCATCAAGATGCCGCATCCGGCCCAGCAGATCACCTTGCAGGAATATATTGATGCCGTACGTTCCTGCACAGAACGAGTTGAACGCATGACTGAACAGATTCGCCAACTTGCCGAGCCGTGGCGCATGAATCCTGTCGTCGAGGCGATTCAGGCCCTGCGAGGCGTCTCCCTGATTGTTGCGACAACAACGGTTGCCGAATTGGGAGACCTGACCCGCTTTGATCATCCTCGACAGCTCATGGCGTACCTGGGGTTGGTTCCCTCGGAACACTCCAGCGGCGAGACGGTCAAGCGTGGCGGGATCACCAAAACCGGGAACGGACATGCCCGGCGCATGCTGGTCGAAGCGGCTTGGTCGTATCGACTTCCGGCTCGGGTCAGTCGTCGGCTGCTTGAACGGCAGAGGCACCTACCGCAGGCTGTTTGGGAGATCGCCTGGAAAGCACAATTGAGGCTCTGCTCCCGCTATCGACTGCTGACCGCCAAGGGGAAACGCAGTCAGGTGGTCATTGCGGCCATCGCCCGTGAGTTATCAGCATTTATCTGGGCCATCGCCCAAACGGTGCCACGCCCGGCATAG